The genomic stretch TATttagaataataattttttcttaattatactatagtattataaaatattattacttttcaaattatttaactaacaaattaaaataataaaataataatgtaaaataatgaataatttaaaattctattcttttggtttcatattttaaaaagattgaaTAATCTTTTTATTGTCAATACAATTCAAATGTCTCTCTTTCTATATATGTCACTAAACAATCATTTCTATATATGCTCCCAATTATGTACCAAGAGGAAAGAGTATAAGACTAAACTACTGAACTCCAAGAGGACAACCCAGTAGCGGTGCGGCACCCAACAGCAACAGGCAGCAGAACGAAGGTTGAGCACTTGAACTGCTGAAGACTGAACACTGAATAGAGAAGAGGATCGTAGaataagaaagaagaaccaGGAAAGATTGATGTTTGCTGAAGAAAAAGGCAGAACCAGATGTCGAACTGCCGAAGGAAGGAACACAGTGGTAGAACCACACCACAAGCAGTGACACAGAAGAGGAACACAGTTACGCAGAAGAAGGCAGAACTTGAGAACCACCAGATGCAGCATGGCAGTGATGCAAGGAGAAACCAACAGAGGACGGAACCACGCGGGAGAATCGTGGCGATACAAGGAGAAACCGACGAACTGACGGAGCCACACGAGAGAAATGCTGAACAAGGCAGTGACGCCAGTGGCAGGGAGCCAGTGACACTGCCACACTGACGAAGACGCAGAGTGGTGGGCTGGCGATAGTAACCCTAGAGCAGTTAGGGATTTGGggagaaaaggagaagaagaagtgtTAGGGATTTGGAGCTTTGGGCTGGAggcaaaattaattatatagtGGGGGCAattatgatattttattaagaattactctttattttttaaaattttactggGGGCAGTTATCCCAACAACTTTATGAATACATCTGTCCCTGGTTTTGCATGCACATTTTAAAtagttatttaaatatttttgcaaaaatttggatgaaatgaataagttatttgccaaatataaaaattgtttatcacgtataataaaatataatatttttcatattttaaattattcaagGAGCGAGGctagttttttttatatgaaaacaatattggtatttttgttgaaaatggAATTATTTGGTGTAATTACATATGGGTGAATTTTTCAGGTGGAGAGTCAACACACAAGGTGCGTGTTAGACACGTGTCATCATTCTGGCAATACGCAGGATGCGCGTTGGATACGTGTCAATATTCTCGCCAACACGCAAGATGCGTGCTGTATATATTTTTTGCACATCCATAATACTATAAATAATACACTtcaaatatcaatatttaattaaaacaCTATCTTTCATctccatattaaaaataatttctaaaaggaGCGACTCTTATATCAATAACAATAtgtttttttattgattttatttgataatttgTGAATGACCATGGTTGATTTTTCACACGTGGTATGACAAGTCAAATAATAGTATATCAATAGAAATGTTAAGAAAAAAGGACGAAAAAGTTGGTAAAGTGGTAAAATGAGAAATTATTTACtcttaaattaagataatagagaacatattttatgaaaattataaaatcaataatgattaattttttactttattacTTTATCATCTTCCTCACCTTAGAAGATCCAAATTCAGATAATAAAAATTCTATCTTTAATAAGCACAATCAAATTGAGCATTTGTGATATAcacaattaataattttaaatatgacCCATGTGgagtttaataataattattaattttttacatatggcacaaataattttaaagttCATTTGGGATAACCCTAATTTCTTTACCCTCTAAGCTCACTTCACTCGCCTTTTTATCCACAGAACTACCACCACCACCTTCACTCTTTCTCTCAGTCCTTCTCACAGCATTGTTCTTTGCCTTTCTCTCTCCCTCCGCGTCATTCATTTTCGGTATCTCTCTTCGCGTCATTCATTATCAACCTTAGAGCGCCATCGTTCTCTCTGCCGTCATCGTGGCAACTGCGTTGTTCCATCACCGTTCAGCGTCGTCGTTCTCACTCTTCAGCGACGTCATCCTTAGCAGCAACGGCAGCGTGGGTCTCAACAAGTCAGCATCGTCATTCGCGTCATATCGCCGTGGTGCTCCATCTCTTCCTTCATCGCTGCACTTTTAGAGTTCCAATGAATCCTCAGTCaggatggacacaaaatacactaatttagTGTCTCTGGACATAATATTTCTATCCATGTCTCATCTGTCAAACACGATTTTGTATCTTCGTGTTCCTGTCTTAGTGTTCTGTCTCTGaaaacaaacgcagccttaGTTCTTGTCGAGAACTTATTCTTAGCGTTTACTTTGAAATTTGGCTCAAATTCAATAATTACAGTaacaaattctttttttttttggaaaaaaaaagctCAAACACATGAAGTGGAGCGTGCAATAATGAACGAACCAAGTAGATCATAAACTAAGCTATCCAACTCCAAGTAAGACTACTGTTTATTCCATTGTCATCTCCGGCATTGCCATCagcaacaaaaaagatctacaCCTAACCACTCCTTATAGTTCATGAAGGATATATGGATGACCTCAACAACCCCTTTTCCTTTGTTCTGAAAAATTCTTCTATTCCTTTATAGCCAGACGTTCCAGATAATCGCACAAAAACCCATCAACCACCTCTTACGCTCCTCCTTGCTAGCTGATATCTCAGTCCAACTTATAAAATGTTCCTTCAGCGTCCCCGGGCATGACCATTGCCTTCCAACAAATGCTAATCAGGCACACCAAACCTGCCAGAAAAAATCACAGCCAAGGAACAAGTGGTGAACATATTCAATACTCTTGTTACAAAACACACATAGAATATCTTCCTGGTGGATGACTCCTAACTGACTCAGCCTCTCCTTCGTATTGACCCTACCAGTCAATACAAACCAGATAAACAGTTCAACTCTTGGTGGGACTAAACCTTTCCAAAGTATTCTTGTAAAGTTGTAGCTTGTTATATCATCTGGAAGGTTGTCCTCCTGTATCACCTGCATAAAAGACTTAGTAGAAAAGACCCCTTGTTTATCAAATTTCCATACAACTCGATCCTCACTACCATAAGCCAGTTTGACCAGTCTTAATGCCTCATGCAATTGGTTCACTAGATCCAACTCCCATTGGAATAGCTCTCGCCTCCATTGGAAGTTCCATATCCACTCAACTCCATCCCAAAATCCGCAATCGCCTATAAAATATCCTCTTTGGTTTGAGACTGAGAAAAGCCTCAGAAACTGGATTTTCAGAGCACCACCACGCAGCCAGAGATCCTCCCAGAACCGAGTCCCTCTTCCATCACCAACCTCCATAGCCAACCCAGTGATTATCTTCTGTCTAACTTGCTGACTCGTGAATTGCATCTGACAGATATCCTTCCAAGGGCCCCCTTGCTAGGTAAAGTCTGAGAGGACAGCAAGACATCTGGGTTCAGGTTATTACAAGTACAAACCACCTTCTTCCACAGCGGGCAATCCTCCTTTAAAAAGCGCCACCACCACTTAAATAGAAAGGCTGTGTTCCGTAGCATGGCATCCCCAACACCCAACCCACCAAATTTTTTGGGCGCCTGCACCACCTCCCACCTTACCAATGCCATACCAGTCCTACCATCCTCCTTACTCCATAAGAATCTTCTCTGTAAGGAAAAAAGCTTATTCACAACAGCCTTAGGCATCTTGTACAGACTTAAATAATATACAGGGAGACTATTCAGTACCAATTTTATTAGTACCAATTTACCGGCTTTATTAGGAACCTTGGCATTCCAAAAGCTGAGTTTTTCCTCCACTTTGTCCACAATCGGCTTCCAAATCTTCACCAACCTTGGATTAGCTCCTAGCTGGATCCCCAAATATTTTATTGGAAGGGCGGCTTCCTGGCACCCCAGCACGCAGCACATACGTTAAACCCACTGAGCCTCACAATTAATAGGAATCAAGCTTGATTTATCAAAGTTGATGCTTAACCCCGACATCAACTCAAAACAGCGGAGTATCCTCCTATAGTTCTTCACGGTCTCTTCCTCTTGGGGGCAGAACAGAATGGTGTCATCTGCAAACTGAAGATGCGACAGCTCAATATGATCTCTACCGACCAGTAGCGGAGAAAGTCGCCTGTTTCTAACCACCTCCTCAAGCATTCTATGTAGGACATCAACAACGAGGACGAACAAGAAAGGAGACAGTGGATCACCTTGTCGTAGGCCCCTTTCCATCTTAAACGGCCGAGAGGGCGAACTGTTTATCAATACTGACATAGAGGCAGTACTTACGCACTCCATAAGCCACCCCCTCCACCTTCTTCCAAACCCCATTTTCTGTAGAACAAGATCCACGAAGCTCTACTTGACTCTATCATATGCCTTCTGGAAGTGTAACTTTATTATCGCtgctttcttctttctctgttttAGCCATTGAACAGTTTCGCATGTAATGAGTGCCCCATCATGTATTTTCCGCCCCTTGACAAATGCACTCTGTGTCTCACCTACAAGTCGTGGCATTATTGCTCGCAATCTCCTAACCATCATCTTTGATATGACTTTGTACACACACCCGAGCATACTAATAGGCCTGAGATCTTTGATTTCCTTTACTCCAGTAAACTTAGGTGCCAGCGCAACCCATGTGAGATTAGCATCCGCCGGTAATCTGGAAGACTGGAAAAATCCTAATACCGCTCCCGTGAATTCAGGACCAATTTCAGGCGCCTTAGATGAATCACAATCCCACACTGCTTCTCTAACCTCCTCAGGAGTTGGCTGTATCTCCAGAGCCATAGCATCATCCTTACTGATTCTCTCCACCAGACCGTCTCTAAACCCCACGAATGGTGACTTTTTCTGATAATACAAGTTCTTGTAAAAGTCCCTAATCGCAATCTTGATTCTAGCTTGATTCCTTATCAACCTTCCATTAATGACTAGTGCATCAACCCTGTTGTTCCTCTTTCTCGCCGAAGCTATGTTGTGGAAATACCTCGTGTTTTTATCCATGTCCCTTGCATGTCTTGAGCGCGACATCTGCTTCCAATGTAATTCTTTCCTTACATACCCTTTCTCACACCATGTCACAAGCGCTCTCCTTTTTGCCTCTACCATTTCATCATAAGTCCCATCACCCACTCTGTCATCAATCTTCTTAATCTCTTCCTCCAACTTCAAAATTTTGTTGTCCATGTCTCTAAAATTGTCTTTATGCCATCTTCCCAATGGAACTGACAATGCCTTCAGCTTGTCCGTGAATTGCACGTCACCTAACCCTCCCCATTCTTCCTTTACCATCCTCAGGAATCCTTCATGCGTAAACCACAAGTCAAGGCTTCAGAACGGTCTCGAACCACCTCTCAGTTTCTTACACTACAACAAATAAGGGTTTTCGCAACGGTCAAAAACTGTTACCGTAGATTGAAAAACCGTTCCTAAAACTTTAGGCAACGttttggcaacggtttttgaCCTGTGGTATATGCGGCCGTTGCCAATGCTCAAAGGCAACGGTAACaaaaaaaccgttgccaaagTTACTAGCATAGACAACggttttgaaagaaaattttataCAACGGTTTTGAACCGTTACTCGATAAGCAACAGTTTTAAACCATTCTCTTTCATGACATAACAGGTTAAATATATAACTGGATAGGCAACGGTTTTAAACTGTTGTAGTTTTATTATTCACAAAACCAATGGTTTTAAAGCATTGCCAGTAGCGTTTTTTGGCAACAGTTTTAATACTATTGTCATTTTTTAGTTGTCTTTGACAATGGTTTTAACACCATTGCCTTTTGTAACTTTTAACAACGgttttttgtaatatataattCTTTATTTACAATAGTTTTCTCATGAATAAAAATAGttctaactttttttaatttaatgtcAATAAATAATCTAAACTATTTGAATCAAATTACTAAAGAAAACTAATTGAACATTTACCAACAAATTTGACTTATAAAAATTGTTATAAGATCTACAATCACAATATATCATCATTGCAAAATAACATAATACTAGTCTAGGTCATAACTAATTTTACttatatcatcatcatttttcaaaaaacaaaaatactatAGCCTAAGGGTgataatttcttcatttttcttcaacAAAGTTGGTGTGGTAACCCAGCTTGAGTGGACTCTCTTGGCTTTAATGGTAACTGCTccatgtaaagaactagaaagAATCTTAAATCTGATCTTTATATGTATAAACATTTTTGGCAAATTAGAAAACCTAAATAATAAGCATTAAAAAGACAAACACAAAGTTATGTACCAACCTTGTCTGGCAAATTTAAAGACAGTATATACTTCATGCTATAAAAGTTCTGATTTGAACCCAATGAGCAAAGGCTAAGTTAGAAAAAACTCAATTATATTAGTATCTTctttaattatgaattaagaaaaagaaagaatgaaaagGATGGGAGCAGAGACCATGTTCTTTGCTTGAGAAGCTAGAGTGCTTTGGTTGAAAGAACCTACCTACATGGAAGAATAAATCtcttagttaaaataaaaatgcatAAACTAAGAAGTTCCACACCAGGTGAGTTAATAACCCAAAAGAAATTGAGGTTAATTCACGTGATCCATCAATAATAACTAACAATAATACAATCTCACTAAACTAATTAGTATAGCATAATAAGCAATAATAAGTATATAGCTATGCTCCTCACAGTAATTACAACGAACTGAACTAGTATAGCATAATAAGCTAAGAGAAAAGACGTAGTATTATATAGTTTCATTCATTGAAGTATTTGTTAATAAGTATATAGCTATGCTCCTCAAAATCGACTTAACCCTGCAGTTTTGGAGTAACTTGCAAATATAAGCATCAATGCCAACtaaaaaatcacaaacaaaATGTAAGATTTGAAGATAATTTGATACCACAAACAAATTTGTCAAATGTCAATACACAAACAATGCTCAAATATATCATGAAGACAAAATCATCCTTGCTGGTGGCCGACTAACAGGTTCTCCTCTGGCAGCCTTCACTAGCAGAGGATCTGAAGACAAAATCACCACAAAAATCATGaatttctcttgcttaaatgAGTATAATCAAGAAAATGAAAGAGTAATCAAGAGAAAGAAATGCTTATAAAAGTCTCCCAAATTTGAACAATATTACTCATTTCTATAAAACATACAAATGAATGTTAATTGTTAACAGAACTTTTTCCCCTCTTTTTCCATGCcttcaataaatcaaattcAACAATCTCCATTAATTGATTCATCTCAATGACTCAAAAATATCTGAATTACCCTCTCTTAGAACCCTATAACAATTTGCACCACTATCTAAAGCAACAAATTTGTTAAAACTGAATGCTATTAGGAACCAGCAATGTCACCTTTATTATCACACAGATAAAGTAGCTACATTACCActtcaaaaaataaatgaactgagagaaaaataaaaaagaaaaagaagctaaattgAACAAAATGAAGAGCATaatgagaagaaagaaaaaactgTAGTACCAGAAGAAGAGGCAGAGCAAGTGACGGAGAGGTGCAGTTTTGGGTTGAAAGGGAGTGAAAGTGTAGCGTTTAAGGCATTAGAATGTGGAAACAAAGAAGAAGATTTTCATCCAACAAAACCAGTGAAAGTGTTAATGGAAGTAGAAGCCAGTGTAGCGTTTAAGGCATTAGAATGTTTGTTTGCTCAACTAATAAATGACcttttttctctattttattctttttcttttatttttatttctttctttctttcctacCCGGATTCCTTCAATATTGTACCACACAAATCACCTTGTCCTACttgtaaaagaaaagaacaaattGAGGTTGCAACTTGTACCTGAAAGGAGCTTTTGAAGAGTAGCACAAGCTTCCTTCCACGCTGGCCTTCCAAGGGATACAAACATATTTAGATTAGGCTGTTTCAATTACAACACAACATGGAAACCAATTATTGTCCTATGCAATGAATATGAAAGTAAAAGAACTAAACCACAATGTCAAGCTACTAATAATAATGAATAACTGACCTTTGCCAATGATCAGACCAAGTTGCTTCAAGGTAAGTGTATGAAAAGGTTCCAGTTTGGTGAAATTGAGTATGAGGACAATTGgaagaaaaataagaatattAAAAAGTCCAAGAAATCCAAGCAACCCCTTACTAACACAACACTGTCTTTCTCAAAACAAACactaaataataagttaaggGACTAAATCAAAAGTCATATTTGAGCCATGTTCCATTTCTTTGAAAGAAGCTTATTCATGTAGAAGCTTAACTATAACAGTAGGGTTCTACTTTGTTAACAAATTAATAGAAGCTTAACAATATAGTAGGACTTTTCATTATACAAATATTGAGTGTagatgataaataaaataatttggatCAAGAATGTTAGAGTATTGCAATGGTTAGGTTCCTTCTGCACTTCTAATCGGTAAAATTCttcaaatcaaaatagaaaccaaatcaattaaactCATAGAATAAGAGACATTTGAGTTACCTAAACAGAGGTTGAGCCATAATGAGGAGGCAGAGAACCAGTGACAGGGGATTCAGAAGCAGAAAACCAATGATAGGGAGTTCAGAAGCAGCGATGTCTAAGGGACGACAGCAGACAGCAGAAGCAGCAAAGCAGAAGCAGAAGCTTTGATGGCGGTAGCTCGCGGAGACAGGGACGCTCCTCCGCTATAGCAACGACAGTGCTGGCGCAGACTCCACGAACGGCGACGATGAGGGTTCCCTCCCCGCTCGCGTTCGgcctctctctctccttttgaACTCTACgcgcctctctctctctcttcccatCGTGACCCGCGGCTCGGTGGCAACATGGCAGCGGTGATGGGCTGAACGGTGGCGACATGACGGAGGCTCCATCTCTTCCTCTCTGTCATCTCTGTGTATGTATGTGGTGTGTGTTATATGAGGGGGATGAGGGAAGTGCTGAGGGTAGTGTGTGAAATAGACGTAGGGTTAGATAAAAATTAAGGTTAGGTTATGGTttgatttgtgtatttttaaattaagagTGCCTAATGTTAATAAAAATaggatataattaattttttttattcataaattttaaagtattaaattataaaaatattaattatttaaatcaaattatataaaatttttattattttataattattaaaatttataatttaaatataaaaattatttaataattagaGACTTAGAGCTAGTAGAGGAAGAAAAATACCAAAGTTATGTGTTTTGTTCTATAAAGAGTTTTTCAAAGTTtgtttaaaagtaaaaaatatgttaaatttaaaaatgagaatcaaacaaaaaataatatttgttataaatttatttttttataaataatatttgttatttatttataacaaTAAGTTTTGAGTATTctactaatttaatatttatagagaattatttttatatgtattttttaatttgtataattatttaaatattaaaaaattgttgcttaataaaaaattattgtaatggttataaaaccgttctttaaaatagttaaagagaacagttttattttattgcaaCACTATAAAAATCGTTGTCTAAAATCATCTAAGAGAACGGTTTTAAAGTGTAGCAACTTTGGCAACGGTTTTTAAGCGTAtcttttgtataattatttaaacaacATTAAAAAACCGTTGCTTAAAACCAAATTCTAGTAACGGTTATAAAACC from Arachis stenosperma cultivar V10309 chromosome 9, arast.V10309.gnm1.PFL2, whole genome shotgun sequence encodes the following:
- the LOC130949089 gene encoding uncharacterized protein LOC130949089; its protein translation is MERGLRQGDPLSPFLFVLVVDVLHRMLEEVVRNRRLSPLLVGRDHIELSHLQFADDTILFCPQEEETEAALPIKYLGIQLGANPRLVKIWKPIVDKVEEKLSFWNAKVPNKAGKLRRFLWSKEDGRTGMALVRWEVVQAPKKFGGLGVGDAMLRNTAFLFKWWWRFLKEDCPLWKKVVCTCNNLNPDVLLSSQTLPSKGALGRISVRCNSRVSKLDRR